In one window of Solanum pennellii chromosome 2, SPENNV200 DNA:
- the LOC107010409 gene encoding peroxidase 25, with translation MENLCLVFLLIVSIVFPVLGQGGLKTGFYSSSCPNAESIVKSTVQAEFNKDPTIAAGLLRLHFHDCFVRGCDGSVLISGSSAERNAVTNTGLRGFEVIDDAKSKLEASCPNVVSCADILTLAARDAVDLVGGPSWGVPTGRRDGRNSSSSEAMNLPSPFDTVEVQRSKFAAKGLDDHDLVTLVGAHTIGQTDCRFVSYRLYNFTKTGNADPSIDQQFLTQLKTICPKDGDGSKKVDLDKDSQLNFDVSFFKNIRNGNGILESDQRLFGDSSTKDVVDKYAGSIRGLLGLRFNYNFKQAMIKMSSIEVKTGTDGEIRKVCSRFNHYY, from the exons ATGGAGAATTTGTGTTTGGTTTTTCTTTTGATAGTATCAATTGTTTTTCCTGTCCTCGGTCAGGGAGGACTAAAAACAGGGTTTTATTCATCTTCATGCCCAAATGCAGAGTCCATAGTGAAGTCAACAGTTCAAGCAGAGTTTAATAAAGATCCTACAATTGCTGCTGGTTTACTCAGGCTTCATTTTCATGATTGCTTTGTTCGG GGTTGTGATGGTTCTGTTTTGATATCTGGAAGCTCAGCTGAAAGAAATGCAGTGACTAATACGGGACTGAGAGGATTTGAAGTGATTGATGATGCAAAATCAAAGCTTGAAGCTTCATGCCCTAACGTTGTCTCTTGTGCTGATATCCTAACTTTAGCAGCTCGTGATGCAGTAGACTTG GTTGGAGGTCCAAGCTGGGGAGTACCTACTGGTAGAAGAGATGGTAGAAACTCTTCATCCTCAGAAGCAATGAACTTACCTTCACCATTTGACACAGTTGAGGTCCAGAGGAGCAAGTTTGCAGCTAAAGGCCTCGATGATCATGATCTCGTCACCCTTGTTG GGGCACATACAATTGGACAAACGGATTGCAGATTCGTTAGTTATCGACTATACAACTTTACAAAAACAGGAAATGCAGATCCAAGCATAGACCAACAATTCTTGACACAACTTAAGACTATATGTCCGAAAGATGGCGATGGATCGAAGAAGGTTGATTTAGACAAAGACAGCCAGTTGAATTTTGATGTGAGTTTTTTCAAGAATATTAGAAATGGAAATGGGATTCTTGAGTCAGATCAGAGGTTGTTTGGTGACTCTTCAACAAAAGATGTTGTAGATAAATATGCAGGGAGTATAAGGGGATTGTTGGGGTTAAGATTCAATTATAACTTTAAACAAGCTATGATTAAAATGAGTAGCATTGAAGTTAAGACTGGCACTGATGGGGAGATTAGAAAAGTGTGTTCCAGGTTCAATCACTATTATTAA